The following are encoded together in the Naumannella cuiyingiana genome:
- a CDS encoding UvrD-helicase domain-containing protein, which yields MSENRAGPAWRLLPPVVAREPRPELDPDQRRVVEHATGPLLVLAGPGTGKTTTLVESVAARVDDGADPGSILVLTFSRRAAGALRDRIARRLDRPGAIPRVLTFHGLAHALVRRFGPDDAMPRLLTAPEQEFRVRELLSGPGVAAGWPAELAAALPTRAFAGQVRDVLARARQLGLDPDDLAGLGRRADRADWSAAGAFMAEYLDVLDAEGVLDYAELVHRSRILLADPAVREAFAREFGQILVDEYQDTDPAQIRLLRALAGERRNVVAFGDPDQSVFAFRGAHSRGILDFGVDFADPDGTPAPILALGTGHRHGARIAAALAGVARRLPLARPLPPPVHAALREPAPDQVNDRVEVHTCASPSAEAEHIADLLRSAHLRDGLDWSEMAVLVRSGRRGIPPLGRALLAAGVPIEVAGDEIPLAAEPAVRPLLLGCQVVAAGGVPDADQAHRLLVSPLGGLDSLGVRRLGRALRAAERAELGEAVLPAPSADLVHRALAEPERLDALSDGPEVRAARDLAGLLADARRAAAAGPAEDVVWALWSGTDWPQRLRTEALGGGESARRANRDLDAVVALFDVAGRAAEVSGARGLAGFLAEVEAQQIPADTQREAAVRGAAVRLLTAHRAKGLQWPLVVVAGVQEGLWPDLRGRDSLLEPTRLGPAGLLEPEPGSARLAAERRLFLVACSRAARRLVVTAVAGTEGEGDQPSRFLAELGVPVRELAGRPARPLNLGSLVAELRRVSVDPAEPPAVRDAAAQRLARLAEACDDAGRPLVPMADPASWWGMDEATTGAPRADDGPLVLSSSEIGAALDCPRRWFLARRARGERPHGNAALFGSVVHALIEHSADGAAARGRLGELDAVWDRLSFDAHWLSASERAEAEAAVQRWAGWVEARGHRTLVGTEIGFDTTVQLAGAEPVRLRGRVDRLELTADGRLYLVDYKTSRSAIGAAEAAVHDQLGVYQLAAAAGAFERRAPGVRRVAGGELVFLRVQAAKVDQPWPVSVVQPSLDEVPHPAESEAGSPAQPTWVHARVAEAAGIARAESFPARRGDGCRHCPFAGSCPALAAGSRVVA from the coding sequence GTGAGTGAGAATCGGGCCGGGCCGGCGTGGCGACTGCTGCCCCCGGTGGTGGCGCGCGAGCCCCGACCCGAGCTGGATCCCGACCAGCGCCGGGTCGTCGAGCACGCCACCGGGCCGCTGCTGGTGCTCGCTGGCCCGGGCACCGGCAAGACCACCACGCTGGTCGAGTCGGTGGCGGCCCGGGTGGACGACGGCGCCGATCCTGGATCGATCCTCGTGCTGACCTTCTCCCGGCGCGCGGCCGGCGCCCTGCGCGACCGGATCGCGCGGCGGCTGGACCGGCCCGGCGCCATCCCGCGGGTGCTCACCTTCCACGGGCTGGCGCACGCCCTGGTCCGCCGCTTCGGTCCCGATGACGCGATGCCGCGGCTGCTGACCGCCCCCGAACAGGAGTTCCGCGTCCGCGAACTGCTGTCCGGCCCGGGCGTCGCCGCCGGCTGGCCGGCCGAACTCGCCGCGGCGCTGCCGACGCGGGCATTCGCCGGGCAGGTCCGTGACGTGCTGGCGCGGGCGCGACAGCTCGGCCTGGACCCCGACGATCTGGCCGGCCTGGGCCGCCGCGCCGACCGCGCCGACTGGTCGGCCGCCGGCGCCTTCATGGCCGAGTATCTGGACGTGCTGGATGCCGAGGGTGTCCTCGACTACGCCGAGCTGGTGCACCGCAGCCGGATCCTGCTCGCCGATCCGGCCGTCCGGGAGGCGTTCGCCCGCGAGTTCGGCCAGATCCTGGTCGATGAGTACCAAGACACCGACCCGGCCCAGATCAGGCTGCTGCGCGCACTCGCCGGGGAGCGGCGCAATGTGGTCGCCTTCGGCGATCCCGACCAGTCGGTGTTCGCCTTCCGCGGGGCACACAGCCGCGGAATCCTCGACTTCGGCGTCGACTTCGCCGATCCGGACGGTACGCCGGCGCCGATCCTGGCGCTCGGCACCGGACATCGCCACGGCGCCCGGATCGCCGCCGCCCTCGCCGGCGTCGCGCGCCGGCTGCCGCTGGCCCGCCCGCTGCCGCCGCCGGTCCATGCCGCCCTGCGCGAGCCGGCGCCCGACCAGGTCAACGACCGGGTGGAGGTGCATACCTGCGCCTCGCCGAGCGCCGAGGCCGAGCACATCGCCGATCTGCTCCGCTCGGCCCACCTGCGCGACGGTCTGGACTGGTCGGAGATGGCGGTGCTGGTCCGCTCCGGGCGCCGGGGCATTCCGCCGCTCGGCCGGGCCCTGCTGGCCGCCGGCGTACCGATCGAGGTGGCCGGCGACGAGATCCCGCTGGCCGCCGAGCCGGCGGTCCGCCCGCTGCTGCTCGGCTGCCAGGTCGTCGCCGCGGGCGGCGTACCCGATGCCGACCAGGCGCATCGCCTGCTGGTCTCCCCGCTGGGCGGGCTGGACAGCCTCGGCGTCCGGCGGCTGGGGCGCGCCCTGCGCGCCGCCGAGCGGGCGGAGCTGGGCGAGGCGGTGTTGCCGGCGCCGTCGGCCGATCTCGTGCACCGAGCACTGGCCGAGCCCGAGCGACTCGATGCGCTGTCCGACGGGCCCGAGGTCCGGGCGGCCCGCGACCTGGCCGGGTTGCTGGCCGATGCGCGGCGCGCCGCGGCCGCCGGGCCGGCCGAGGACGTCGTCTGGGCGCTGTGGTCCGGCACCGATTGGCCGCAGCGGTTGCGCACCGAGGCGCTGGGCGGCGGCGAGTCCGCCCGGCGGGCCAATCGCGACCTGGACGCGGTGGTCGCGTTGTTCGACGTCGCCGGTCGGGCGGCGGAGGTCTCCGGCGCGCGGGGCCTGGCGGGTTTCCTCGCCGAGGTGGAGGCACAGCAGATCCCGGCCGACACCCAGCGCGAGGCGGCCGTGCGCGGTGCCGCGGTCCGGCTGCTGACCGCCCACCGGGCCAAGGGCCTCCAGTGGCCGCTGGTGGTCGTCGCCGGGGTGCAGGAGGGGCTGTGGCCCGACCTCCGCGGGCGCGACTCGCTGCTCGAGCCGACCAGGCTCGGTCCCGCGGGACTGCTCGAGCCCGAGCCGGGCAGCGCTCGGCTCGCGGCGGAGCGGCGGCTGTTCCTGGTGGCCTGCAGCCGGGCCGCGCGACGGTTGGTCGTGACCGCCGTGGCCGGCACCGAGGGCGAGGGCGATCAGCCGTCGCGATTCCTGGCCGAGCTCGGCGTACCGGTCCGGGAGCTGGCCGGCCGACCGGCCCGGCCGCTCAATCTCGGCTCGCTCGTCGCCGAGCTGCGCCGGGTCAGCGTCGATCCGGCCGAGCCACCGGCCGTGCGCGATGCGGCGGCGCAGCGCCTGGCCCGGCTCGCGGAGGCCTGCGACGACGCCGGCCGGCCGCTGGTGCCGATGGCGGACCCGGCGAGCTGGTGGGGGATGGACGAGGCGACGACCGGCGCCCCCCGGGCCGACGACGGCCCGCTCGTGCTGTCCAGCTCCGAGATCGGGGCAGCGCTCGACTGTCCGCGGCGCTGGTTCCTGGCCCGCCGCGCGCGCGGCGAACGCCCGCACGGCAATGCGGCGCTCTTCGGCTCGGTCGTGCACGCGCTGATCGAACACTCCGCCGACGGTGCGGCCGCGCGCGGCCGGCTGGGCGAGCTCGACGCCGTGTGGGACCGACTGTCGTTCGACGCGCACTGGCTGTCGGCGAGCGAGCGCGCCGAGGCGGAGGCGGCGGTGCAGCGGTGGGCCGGCTGGGTCGAGGCGCGTGGGCACCGCACCCTGGTCGGGACCGAGATCGGCTTCGACACCACGGTGCAGTTGGCGGGAGCGGAGCCGGTGCGCCTGCGCGGCCGGGTGGACCGGCTGGAGCTGACCGCCGACGGCCGGCTGTACCTGGTCGACTACAAGACCTCCCGCAGCGCGATCGGCGCGGCCGAGGCCGCCGTCCATGATCAACTGGGGGTCTACCAGTTGGCGGCCGCGGCCGGGGCATTCGAGCGCCGGGCGCCGGGCGTGCGGAGGGTCGCGGGCGGGGAGCTGGTCTTCCTGCGGGTGCAGGCCGCCAAGGTCGACCAGCCCTGGCCCGTCTCGGTCGTCCAGCCGTCCCTGGACGAGGTGCCGCATCCCGCGGAGTCCGAGGCCGGCTCGCCGGCCCAGCCGACCTGGGTGCATGCCCGGGTCGCCGAGGCCGCCGGCATCGCCCGCGCCGAGAGCTTTCCCGCGCGCCGCGGCGATGGCTGCCGGCACTGCCCGTTCGCCGGTAGCTGCCCCGCTCTGGCCGCGGGCTCGCGGGTGGTCGCATGA
- a CDS encoding cold-shock protein has translation MAQGTVKWFNAEKGYGFIAIDGGGPDVFVHYTAIDSSGFRTLDEGQRVEFETKQGDKGPQADAVRLV, from the coding sequence ATGGCACAAGGAACCGTCAAGTGGTTCAACGCCGAAAAGGGGTATGGGTTCATCGCCATCGATGGCGGCGGCCCGGATGTTTTCGTGCACTACACCGCCATCGACTCGAGCGGCTTCCGCACGCTCGACGAGGGCCAGCGCGTCGAGTTCGAGACCAAGCAGGGTGACAAGGGGCCGCAGGCTGACGCGG